The Betaproteobacteria bacterium genome includes a region encoding these proteins:
- a CDS encoding pyrroline-5-carboxylate reductase, with protein sequence MTSESRTTSVTFIGGGNMARALIGGLLQRGYKAGQFHVVEISENARQALEKKFKVRTSANLSTQPPANGVIVLAVKPQQLREVALSLAPLLQSQLVLTIAAGVRCGDLSRWLGNYGRIARAMPNTPALVLAGVSALYAMPGVDATQRSQAGQILACVGSVIWLDDESQLDAVTAVSGSGPAYVFYFMEAMEEAALELGLNTQQAKQLVLDTFTGAAKLASASAEPAAVLRERVTSKGGTTERALSEFDAARLKQHIVTGVISAAARSRELGDTFGQPA encoded by the coding sequence ATGACGTCCGAGTCCAGAACAACTTCGGTCACCTTCATCGGCGGAGGCAATATGGCCCGCGCCCTGATAGGTGGATTGCTTCAGCGCGGCTACAAGGCGGGGCAGTTTCACGTCGTGGAGATCAGCGAGAACGCAAGGCAGGCGTTGGAGAAGAAGTTCAAGGTTCGTACTTCGGCGAATTTATCCACCCAGCCGCCCGCAAATGGCGTGATAGTCCTAGCGGTAAAGCCGCAACAACTCCGCGAGGTTGCTCTTTCGCTCGCGCCGTTGTTGCAAAGCCAGCTCGTACTCACCATCGCCGCGGGAGTGCGATGCGGCGACCTGTCGCGATGGTTGGGGAACTATGGCCGCATCGCGCGCGCCATGCCAAACACCCCCGCCTTGGTCCTCGCCGGGGTTTCGGCTCTTTATGCCATGCCAGGGGTGGACGCCACGCAGCGCTCGCAAGCCGGGCAGATTCTGGCTTGCGTCGGATCGGTGATCTGGTTGGACGATGAGTCCCAGCTGGACGCAGTGACTGCCGTGTCCGGTAGCGGCCCAGCCTACGTGTTCTACTTTATGGAGGCCATGGAGGAAGCAGCGCTCGAGCTTGGGTTAAACACGCAACAGGCCAAGCAGCTCGTACTAGATACCTTTACCGGTGCGGCGAAACTCGCCTCCGCGAGCGCGGAACCCGCGGCCGTGCTGCGTGAACGCGTCACGTCCAAGGGCGGGACAACCGAGCGCGCGCTCTCCGAATTCGACGCAGCCCGCCTCAAGCAGCACATCGTTACCGGCGTGATATCGGCGGCGGCGCGCTCTCGCGAGCTTGGCGACACCTTCGGCCAACCGGCTTAA
- a CDS encoding YggT family protein, which translates to MLIQPLIFVLETFAGLFVFALLMRFYLQWFRAAPRNPASLFLHALTDWIVLPARRLIPGLWGIDLASLVMAWAFELLLMILVASLQGVPISVLSGASWVGLALLAVVRLIKLTIYLVMFAVIVQAVLSWVNPYNPAAPILNSVTNPFLRHFRRRIPNVGGVDLSPLFVIVVCQLLLMVPIAWLERMLAL; encoded by the coding sequence GTGCTCATACAACCACTCATCTTCGTCCTCGAAACCTTTGCCGGGTTATTCGTATTCGCGCTACTGATGCGCTTTTACCTGCAATGGTTTCGCGCGGCCCCGCGCAATCCCGCCTCCTTATTCTTGCACGCTCTCACGGACTGGATCGTTCTACCCGCGCGCCGCCTCATACCCGGCCTATGGGGAATCGATCTCGCGAGTTTAGTCATGGCCTGGGCTTTCGAGCTCTTGCTCATGATATTGGTCGCGTCGCTTCAGGGCGTCCCGATCTCCGTTCTCAGCGGAGCTTCCTGGGTGGGGCTAGCCTTACTGGCAGTGGTGCGATTGATCAAGTTGACGATCTATCTCGTGATGTTCGCGGTAATCGTCCAAGCCGTCCTTTCTTGGGTGAATCCCTATAACCCGGCGGCACCCATTCTTAACAGCGTCACCAACCCCTTCCTGCGCCATTTCCGGCGGCGCATCCCGAACGTGGGGGGGGTGGATCTGTCCCCGTTGTTCGTGATTGTCGTGTGCCAGTTGCTTCTCATGGTGCCTATCGCCTGGCTGGAAAGAATGCTCGCGCTCTAG